The following are encoded in a window of Paenibacillaceae bacterium GAS479 genomic DNA:
- a CDS encoding TIGR02687 family protein, with protein MNMDEVTKSLQESFLQPLNEGEQRKIIFWFDKDQEFAEYIHEISIDNVKVHTLTERNNFYTKVLLEEEDPTSNYLIYSNVDMSMEDNWLLDTILYSKTFYADKISLIMNELNIDPSLRSSVKKNEKFFGSKDRVRKFKGFEVSAFTEGSIEQVMMSALCSLKTPDFEDVLKVVLMDTLDDSQNKYLELITKYIGLEVFWNAVAERYGYEQNQKSLKTLFIHLTVTALSHAVNEKRLSMVKNYTATRNKSNALVFIDHWMHHKTDYLIYDQYADIAEKEIKLSDIVNQLPIEEFKAADTFSYFDKAIIIYIANSLEERLEDYDTYTKLINLRRAKHYYERYQSIYEALYYTVQMFEFHKKYSMGIPKAQAVDMYRAYVNDYHQMDMFYRKFYVAYDNDSNSEILKKLKTMVENLYTNWYMGDLCANWSAAVQEEMKSSWLLPGIQNQKDFYRSFVAPKIHNGDRVFVIISDALRYEIAGELTDKLNSETTGSCDIQPLLGVVPSVTKLGMASLLPHKSLEIDLSGKVLVNGKSSSGIDNRIDILQAAVSDSTAIHFQELKNMNKAGRREAFKGKKLVYIYHDSIDATGDKASTEVYTFTAAERAIEELYDIVKIIRDDLSGTNIFITADHGFVYQREPLEESDKIEKEGIQAFEVKRRHLLSQEKGERSGLLDINMDSLIKNEHQITTYVPKATIRFKIQGAGANFVHGGASLQEIVVPLISFKNIRSGQKNSRDIEKVDVKLTNTTRKITNSLFHLTFFQTEKVEDKRVPRTVKIYMVDETDTVISNEEMLICDRISDKPDERTFKLRFALKSKPYDKNSNYYLITKDNEMNIIVEKTLFSINLGIVSDFDF; from the coding sequence TTGAATATGGATGAAGTTACAAAATCACTACAAGAATCCTTTCTGCAACCTCTCAATGAGGGTGAGCAACGAAAGATCATCTTCTGGTTCGATAAAGACCAGGAGTTTGCTGAATATATACATGAGATCTCCATAGATAACGTCAAGGTACATACATTGACTGAACGGAACAACTTCTATACGAAAGTGTTGCTCGAAGAAGAGGATCCTACCTCCAATTACTTAATCTATTCCAATGTAGACATGAGTATGGAGGATAACTGGTTGTTGGATACGATTCTGTACTCGAAGACCTTCTATGCGGACAAGATCTCCCTCATCATGAATGAGTTGAATATTGATCCATCACTGCGGAGTTCAGTAAAGAAAAACGAGAAGTTCTTCGGGAGTAAGGATCGGGTTCGGAAATTCAAAGGGTTTGAGGTTTCTGCATTCACTGAAGGATCTATTGAGCAGGTAATGATGAGTGCGTTGTGCAGTCTCAAGACCCCTGACTTCGAGGATGTACTGAAAGTCGTTCTTATGGATACACTTGATGACAGCCAAAATAAATACCTGGAATTGATTACAAAGTACATTGGGTTAGAAGTGTTTTGGAATGCAGTAGCCGAGCGGTATGGTTATGAGCAAAATCAAAAATCACTGAAAACGCTGTTTATTCATTTGACCGTAACTGCACTTAGCCATGCGGTCAATGAGAAACGTCTTTCGATGGTCAAGAACTACACTGCCACTCGAAACAAGTCCAATGCGTTGGTGTTCATTGATCATTGGATGCATCATAAAACGGACTATCTTATTTATGACCAATATGCTGATATTGCCGAGAAAGAAATCAAACTATCCGATATTGTGAACCAACTTCCTATAGAAGAATTCAAGGCGGCGGATACCTTCTCGTATTTCGATAAAGCCATAATCATCTACATTGCCAACAGCCTGGAAGAGAGGCTGGAGGATTATGATACGTATACGAAGTTGATTAACTTACGTAGAGCGAAGCATTACTATGAAAGGTATCAATCCATCTATGAAGCCCTGTACTACACCGTTCAGATGTTCGAATTCCACAAAAAATACAGCATGGGTATTCCGAAGGCACAAGCCGTGGACATGTACCGAGCATATGTAAATGACTATCACCAAATGGATATGTTCTATAGGAAGTTTTATGTTGCTTATGATAATGACTCCAACAGTGAAATATTGAAAAAGCTTAAAACGATGGTCGAAAACCTGTATACGAACTGGTATATGGGCGATTTATGCGCTAATTGGTCCGCCGCTGTGCAAGAAGAGATGAAATCGAGCTGGTTACTTCCAGGTATTCAAAACCAGAAGGATTTCTATAGAAGTTTTGTTGCACCTAAAATTCATAATGGTGATCGGGTATTTGTGATCATCTCCGACGCACTACGTTATGAGATAGCGGGAGAGCTGACCGACAAGCTTAACTCGGAGACGACAGGATCCTGCGATATTCAGCCTTTACTGGGTGTAGTCCCTTCCGTCACGAAACTGGGCATGGCATCGCTACTTCCACATAAGAGTTTGGAAATTGATCTAAGTGGTAAAGTATTGGTTAACGGAAAATCCTCAAGTGGGATAGATAATAGAATTGACATATTACAAGCCGCAGTATCCGATAGCACAGCCATTCACTTTCAAGAGCTGAAAAATATGAATAAGGCTGGTCGCAGAGAAGCATTCAAAGGCAAGAAGCTTGTTTACATTTATCACGATAGCATCGATGCAACGGGAGATAAGGCTTCTACGGAGGTTTACACATTCACAGCGGCGGAAAGAGCTATTGAAGAACTATACGATATTGTTAAGATCATTAGAGATGATCTGAGCGGTACGAATATCTTCATTACAGCTGACCACGGCTTCGTGTACCAACGTGAACCTTTAGAGGAAAGTGACAAGATAGAAAAGGAAGGCATTCAAGCTTTCGAAGTGAAACGAAGACATCTTCTCTCGCAGGAAAAAGGGGAGCGGAGTGGTCTTCTCGATATCAACATGGACAGCCTGATCAAGAATGAGCATCAGATCACGACTTACGTTCCGAAAGCAACGATCCGTTTCAAAATACAAGGAGCTGGAGCTAACTTCGTTCATGGAGGAGCCAGCCTTCAAGAGATCGTTGTGCCACTTATTTCATTCAAAAATATTCGTAGTGGACAGAAGAACAGTCGTGATATCGAGAAAGTGGACGTTAAGCTTACGAATACCACGAGAAAGATTACAAATAGCTTGTTCCATCTTACGTTCTTCCAAACGGAGAAAGTGGAGGACAAACGAGTTCCTCGTACCGTGAAGATATATATGGTGGATGAGACGGATACGGTTATTAGTAATGAGGAAATGTTGATTTGCGACCGCATTTCAGATAAACCAGACGAACGTACATTCAAACTTCGGTTTGCATTGAAGTCGAAACCATATGACAAGAACAGTAATTACTATCTCATTACTAAAGATAATGAGATGAATATAATCGTGGAGAAAACACTATTTTCGATTAATTTAGGCATTGTAAGCGACTTTGATTTTTAA
- a CDS encoding ATP-dependent Lon protease yields the protein MEPISEEQTFDLDNKLNDMFSGRVVRKDLTKLMKEGANVPVYVLEYLLGMYAATDDADNIREGIERVKKILSENFVRPDEAEKIKSKIREQGQYSIIDKVSVTLNAKIDTYEAEFSNLGLKGVPISPNYVKDYDKLLSGGIWCMLKMEYFFDEEVKNSNPFSISSLKPIQMPNMDLNEVLEGRKSFTKEEWIDVLIRSTGMEPTQLEERVKWHLLLRLVPLVENNYNMCELGPRGTGKSHVYKEISPNSILISGGQSTVANLFYNMSTKKVGLVGMWDTVSFDEVAGIQMKDKDGVQIMKDYMASGSFARGREEKAASASMVFLGNINQSLDSLIKTSHLFAPFPEAMANDSAFFDRMHYYLPGWEVPKMRPDFFTDKYGFIVDYMAEYFREMRKRSFADAIDRYFRLGNNLNQRDVIAVRKTVSGLVKLLYPNGEFTREDIEEILKYALEGRRRVKEQLKKIGGMEFYDVHFSYIDKETMNEEYISVPEQGGGKLIPEGLGKPGHVYTVGHGDSGMIGVYKLENQIVSGTGKFEKSGVGSHRAAKESLDTAFRYFTANCKSISESISTRTKDYLMHISDLQGIGLTNELAIAELIGLCSGALERPVQESIVVLGNMTVGGTIAKVEEFANTLQVCVDAGAKKVLIPASSVADFQTVPADLLIKVQPVFYSDPTDAVFKALGAS from the coding sequence ATGGAACCAATAAGTGAAGAACAAACATTCGATTTAGATAACAAGCTGAATGATATGTTTTCAGGTAGAGTCGTTCGAAAAGACCTAACGAAGCTCATGAAAGAAGGAGCTAATGTTCCTGTCTATGTACTTGAATATTTATTGGGGATGTATGCGGCGACAGATGATGCGGATAACATCCGAGAAGGGATAGAGCGAGTTAAGAAGATCCTTTCGGAAAATTTTGTTCGACCTGATGAAGCGGAGAAAATAAAGTCGAAAATTCGTGAGCAGGGACAATACTCCATCATTGATAAGGTCTCTGTAACATTGAATGCAAAGATTGATACCTACGAAGCGGAGTTCTCAAACTTGGGTCTTAAAGGTGTACCCATCTCTCCGAACTATGTGAAGGATTACGATAAACTTCTTTCAGGTGGGATATGGTGCATGCTCAAGATGGAATACTTTTTTGACGAAGAAGTTAAGAATAGTAATCCATTCAGCATCAGTAGCCTAAAGCCAATTCAAATGCCCAATATGGATTTGAACGAGGTGCTCGAAGGCAGGAAGAGCTTCACAAAAGAGGAATGGATCGATGTACTCATTCGCTCAACGGGTATGGAGCCGACACAGCTTGAAGAGAGAGTGAAGTGGCATCTTCTGCTTAGACTTGTGCCGCTTGTTGAGAATAACTATAACATGTGTGAATTGGGACCGAGAGGAACGGGTAAGTCTCATGTTTATAAAGAGATCTCGCCTAACTCCATTTTGATATCTGGTGGCCAATCGACTGTAGCCAATTTGTTCTATAACATGTCTACGAAGAAGGTTGGACTTGTTGGAATGTGGGATACCGTAAGCTTCGATGAGGTAGCGGGGATCCAGATGAAGGATAAAGATGGCGTGCAGATTATGAAGGATTACATGGCATCAGGATCGTTTGCACGAGGCAGAGAAGAGAAGGCGGCTTCTGCTTCCATGGTATTCCTGGGCAACATCAATCAAAGCCTGGATTCGTTGATCAAGACATCCCATCTGTTTGCACCCTTCCCTGAAGCAATGGCGAATGACTCTGCTTTCTTTGATCGGATGCACTACTACTTGCCAGGCTGGGAAGTGCCGAAGATGCGTCCAGACTTTTTCACGGATAAGTATGGTTTCATTGTCGATTACATGGCAGAGTATTTTAGAGAAATGCGTAAACGTTCGTTTGCTGATGCGATTGATCGATATTTTAGATTGGGAAACAACCTAAATCAACGTGATGTGATTGCAGTAAGAAAAACCGTCTCTGGACTAGTAAAACTCCTTTATCCAAACGGTGAGTTTACCAGAGAAGATATTGAGGAAATTCTTAAATATGCACTTGAGGGAAGACGGCGGGTAAAAGAACAGCTCAAAAAGATTGGTGGTATGGAGTTTTACGATGTTCATTTCTCTTACATAGATAAAGAAACGATGAATGAAGAGTATATATCCGTTCCAGAACAAGGTGGCGGTAAGCTGATTCCAGAAGGATTGGGCAAACCAGGTCATGTCTACACTGTAGGACATGGGGACTCAGGCATGATCGGGGTATATAAACTGGAGAATCAGATTGTTTCTGGGACAGGGAAGTTTGAGAAGTCAGGTGTCGGATCACATCGAGCAGCTAAAGAAAGCCTTGATACAGCATTCCGTTACTTTACAGCCAACTGTAAAAGTATTAGTGAATCAATCAGTACCAGAACAAAGGATTACTTGATGCATATCAGTGATCTGCAGGGCATTGGTTTGACGAATGAGTTGGCAATCGCCGAATTGATAGGACTATGCTCGGGGGCACTGGAAAGACCGGTACAGGAAAGTATCGTTGTACTTGGGAATATGACCGTTGGCGGTACGATTGCGAAAGTCGAAGAATTCGCTAATACTCTTCAGGTCTGTGTAGACGCTGGAGCGAAAAAGGTATTAATACCAGCTTCTTCTGTAGCGGATTTTCAAACTGTTCCAGCGGATCTACTGATAAAAGTACAGCCTGTATTCTATTCCGATCCTACAGATGCAGTGTTCAAAGCCCTTGGTGCTAGCTAA
- a CDS encoding chemotaxis protein MotB, with amino-acid sequence MARGIRSIKRHGPFVQEEEKESFWVSYTDLMSGLLIIFALVIMITMYDTQSAYEKQQIALQQTAAAMKEKEAAIQETNKLIEEVIGVKSKIIQELVAAFKDSKLDLQVDQQTGAIRFSGGVFFDYRSSKVSDKGTQYLAEFIPKYISILLSDQFRDEIAQIIVEGHTDTDGSYLYNLQLSQDRALSVVQQIFDPKFPKFSRQEELKKVITANGRSFSVPVLDTKGKIDADKSRRVEFKFRLRDEQLLDKLQGLMTANEQ; translated from the coding sequence GTGGCTCGAGGAATTCGAAGTATAAAGCGACATGGCCCCTTTGTTCAAGAAGAAGAGAAAGAAAGCTTCTGGGTATCATATACAGATCTTATGTCCGGCCTCCTTATTATCTTTGCGTTGGTAATCATGATTACGATGTACGACACTCAAAGCGCTTATGAGAAACAGCAAATAGCGTTACAGCAGACAGCCGCGGCTATGAAGGAAAAGGAAGCTGCTATCCAGGAAACGAACAAGCTGATTGAAGAAGTCATCGGTGTCAAGTCAAAGATTATTCAAGAGCTGGTAGCGGCTTTTAAGGATTCCAAGCTCGATCTTCAGGTGGATCAACAGACTGGTGCCATTCGGTTTTCTGGAGGTGTGTTTTTCGATTATAGAAGTAGTAAAGTATCCGATAAAGGGACACAGTATTTAGCGGAATTCATACCAAAATATATTAGTATTCTTCTATCGGATCAATTTCGGGACGAAATCGCTCAGATTATTGTGGAAGGACACACGGATACAGATGGAAGTTATCTTTATAACCTTCAACTATCTCAAGATCGTGCACTGTCGGTCGTTCAACAAATATTTGATCCGAAATTCCCTAAATTTAGTCGGCAAGAAGAGTTGAAAAAGGTAATTACGGCTAATGGCCGCTCATTCAGCGTTCCTGTATTAGATACAAAAGGGAAGATTGATGCGGATAAATCACGTCGTGTTGAGTTTAAATTTCGCCTCAGGGATGAGCAATTACTCGATAAATTGCAAGGGTTGATGACTGCGAATGAACAATGA
- a CDS encoding EH_Signature domain-containing protein yields MNNDGYIYHFNFQPTKLRHAGREVQRRYEDMDRELAERVTAYRLPRMLEIIRMTPAEQITKWAETLKKTDVRVLLYQYPYSDESHDTQYKINIVISSRFTSSIGRYAWGGLFSHIYSNIYLQDLLRRMYNVDSFEFLITANVSGMQNAVREAIIDRSGIASGLVSYLTSASLCSSELIPKLQIKKGSPLESYLLFEMYKKGLRSDDFVKREGETTIRIKLEVYPVDEYKLLAKVYIEERNHASFHPRLMEQAILRLYDPRERPADWEFLNENSIAEVKRWLVINELKRFFEEDKNNDRFEYWSRYLHYIDDVIQLKGKDNPKVAFIYFNQFVVVEFGDMGAAYFYHRSGFDRWILPRTQDRSFRGSRSIPAKERKLKDISKSLYGEPLFINKLPHLGDPRNWKSKFTKHMQAYFSNDFNYYEVP; encoded by the coding sequence ATGAACAATGATGGCTACATCTATCACTTTAATTTTCAGCCGACCAAACTACGACATGCCGGTCGTGAGGTTCAGCGGCGATATGAAGACATGGATCGGGAATTAGCTGAGCGCGTTACTGCTTATCGTTTGCCTCGCATGCTTGAAATCATTCGTATGACTCCTGCAGAGCAAATTACGAAATGGGCAGAGACCCTGAAAAAAACGGACGTAAGGGTACTGCTCTATCAATATCCTTATTCTGATGAATCTCACGATACCCAATACAAAATAAATATTGTCATTAGCAGTAGGTTTACTTCATCGATTGGTCGATATGCATGGGGAGGGCTTTTTTCCCATATATACAGCAATATCTATCTTCAGGATTTGCTAAGAAGGATGTACAACGTGGATTCTTTTGAATTCTTGATAACAGCTAATGTATCTGGCATGCAGAATGCGGTACGTGAAGCGATAATTGATCGATCGGGTATCGCTTCTGGACTAGTATCTTATCTGACTTCAGCTTCATTATGCTCTAGCGAACTTATTCCAAAGCTGCAAATCAAGAAGGGGAGTCCGCTTGAAAGTTATCTATTGTTTGAGATGTACAAAAAAGGCCTTAGATCTGATGACTTCGTAAAGCGGGAAGGGGAAACAACCATAAGGATTAAATTGGAAGTATACCCTGTGGATGAATATAAGCTGTTGGCAAAGGTTTATATTGAGGAAAGAAATCATGCATCCTTTCACCCTCGATTAATGGAGCAAGCAATTCTCAGGCTTTATGATCCACGCGAACGCCCGGCTGATTGGGAATTTCTGAACGAAAATTCCATAGCTGAAGTAAAAAGATGGTTAGTTATAAACGAGCTAAAGCGTTTTTTTGAAGAGGATAAAAATAATGATCGATTTGAATACTGGAGTCGCTATTTACACTATATTGACGACGTGATTCAACTGAAAGGTAAAGACAATCCCAAGGTGGCTTTTATCTATTTCAATCAGTTTGTAGTTGTTGAATTCGGCGATATGGGTGCAGCGTATTTCTATCATCGAAGTGGATTCGACCGTTGGATATTGCCGCGGACTCAAGATAGAAGCTTCCGGGGTAGTAGAAGCATTCCTGCAAAAGAAAGGAAATTAAAAGATATCTCGAAAAGCTTGTACGGAGAGCCGCTGTTCATCAATAAACTTCCCCATCTTGGAGACCCGAGAAACTGGAAATCCAAATTCACAAAGCATATGCAAGCCTACTTTAGTAATGACTTCAACTATTACGAGGTGCCTTAA
- a CDS encoding Superfamily II DNA or RNA helicase, SNF2 family: MSWWNRLNNAKKESAIDPVRIAVIKHEAGAEIRLFREQTSAPVLFPLELSVAELRKQPEIERLELLETLWFEEILDKQGEGYILPYEKITTAPETVLTSLGLPKPAELDLFLNHTGAVGSAHFKFDLEMQSGEWKHLERTAQFLGPWIRFPNLVWHLMSEEQYRFWQLIQQRPDPRNPNHIFSYVAHIRSEAQKLGVEMDPYLEKQEYKFVDGLEIDLNYDGKSISFNPVYTSNGDVPDALLRKMATGQSIYASDPEIGKVFVHPKTAQEAGKIQSTAPVSGQDIPKFVENPEAYLSELDGMDMEWFGERVKSLGIRVYRAQPFVHAKDKGHGWFEIDPGIAFVDETGEKVEVLSPSEFAALVNDSTQENDTDEYFQLKDEWIKKPAYTQEFLTATERLKEAFGDKSTIDMTKLPYVLEIYENIGQLEFNQPILETRQELQDKGVLDKMPPEVFVASLKPFQQEGFVWMKSLHYRNLGGLLADDMGLGKTIQVVSLLSYLYVTNKLTPVLIVVPKTLIDNWIVEINKFAPSIAAQLFVHTGNFRDKDPAILQKRGIIITTYQTLVRDQLSLGQVEWQALICDEAQAIKNPTTAASKVMKAMKAKFRLALTGTPVENSLSELWSIMDYVQPGLLGSLTEFKKEFIEKLEGEQRDPSVEQKLLTRMAMVYKRRTKSKELAGQLPPKTIIECPVPLGKVQKKLYSDIVHKVKTKQMQALQAIQKLIAICAHPALEDNQFAGLDIHDIPKLHYTIEIIREIREKGEKVLIFTHLRELQVLLRDKIRDNFDVNPNIINGMTERRQRVVDDFNSRSGFSVMILSPHAAGTGLTITSANHVIHYTRWWNPAVENQATDRVYRIGQERPVQVYYPIVSDEERVLHSGTVEQIMHRIISDKQELATSIVVSSDKLDIQNDVMENVFGVH, translated from the coding sequence ATGAGTTGGTGGAATCGACTTAACAATGCCAAGAAAGAAAGTGCTATCGATCCGGTTAGGATTGCGGTGATCAAGCATGAAGCTGGAGCTGAAATAAGGCTGTTTCGGGAGCAGACATCTGCTCCCGTCTTATTTCCGCTTGAGCTTTCCGTTGCGGAACTACGGAAGCAACCTGAAATCGAACGATTGGAGCTTCTGGAGACACTTTGGTTTGAAGAAATATTGGATAAACAAGGAGAGGGATACATTCTTCCTTATGAGAAGATAACGACTGCGCCTGAAACGGTATTAACAAGTCTCGGCCTTCCGAAGCCTGCGGAGCTTGATCTTTTTTTAAATCATACCGGCGCGGTAGGATCCGCTCATTTCAAATTTGATTTGGAGATGCAGTCAGGGGAGTGGAAGCATCTAGAGCGCACCGCTCAATTCCTGGGGCCGTGGATACGGTTTCCCAATCTAGTCTGGCATCTCATGTCGGAGGAACAGTATCGGTTTTGGCAGTTAATTCAACAACGTCCGGACCCAAGAAACCCGAACCATATTTTTTCTTACGTAGCCCATATTCGTTCTGAGGCTCAGAAGCTCGGAGTGGAAATGGATCCCTATTTGGAGAAGCAGGAATATAAATTTGTGGACGGATTGGAGATCGACTTGAATTATGATGGGAAATCGATCTCATTTAATCCAGTCTACACTTCGAACGGAGATGTTCCGGATGCTTTACTACGAAAAATGGCAACCGGTCAATCCATTTACGCATCCGATCCGGAGATTGGAAAAGTTTTTGTCCATCCAAAGACTGCCCAAGAGGCAGGAAAGATACAGTCAACGGCTCCGGTTTCCGGGCAAGACATTCCGAAGTTTGTGGAAAATCCAGAAGCGTATTTGTCGGAACTGGACGGGATGGATATGGAATGGTTTGGTGAACGGGTTAAGTCGCTCGGAATACGCGTTTATCGTGCTCAGCCTTTTGTTCATGCGAAGGATAAAGGTCACGGTTGGTTTGAGATCGATCCAGGAATTGCTTTTGTTGACGAGACCGGAGAGAAGGTGGAAGTTCTTTCTCCAAGCGAGTTTGCAGCTCTGGTGAATGATTCTACCCAAGAGAATGATACGGACGAGTACTTTCAATTGAAGGATGAATGGATTAAAAAGCCGGCTTATACTCAAGAATTCCTTACGGCTACGGAGCGGCTGAAAGAAGCATTTGGCGATAAGTCGACAATCGATATGACGAAATTGCCCTACGTGCTTGAAATATACGAGAATATAGGGCAACTGGAGTTTAATCAGCCCATTTTGGAAACAAGACAGGAGTTGCAAGACAAGGGTGTCTTGGACAAAATGCCTCCTGAAGTTTTTGTAGCATCGCTAAAACCCTTCCAGCAAGAGGGTTTCGTTTGGATGAAATCACTCCATTATCGTAATCTTGGAGGTTTGCTCGCCGATGATATGGGACTTGGAAAAACAATTCAAGTCGTATCCCTACTGAGTTACCTATATGTCACAAACAAGCTGACGCCTGTTCTTATCGTTGTACCGAAAACATTGATTGATAACTGGATCGTGGAAATTAATAAATTTGCGCCTTCGATTGCCGCTCAGCTTTTTGTTCACACTGGCAACTTCCGAGACAAAGATCCAGCTATTTTACAAAAAAGAGGCATTATAATTACGACTTATCAGACCTTAGTCCGCGATCAATTAAGTTTAGGTCAAGTAGAGTGGCAGGCACTTATCTGCGATGAGGCGCAAGCGATTAAGAATCCAACGACTGCTGCCAGCAAAGTTATGAAGGCAATGAAGGCAAAGTTCAGGCTTGCACTTACCGGCACTCCTGTTGAAAATAGTTTAAGTGAATTATGGTCAATAATGGATTATGTTCAACCAGGTCTTCTGGGAAGTCTTACAGAGTTTAAGAAGGAATTTATTGAGAAATTGGAAGGAGAACAACGTGACCCTTCGGTGGAACAAAAACTGCTTACTCGCATGGCGATGGTATATAAAAGACGAACGAAATCAAAGGAGCTTGCAGGCCAACTTCCGCCAAAAACCATCATTGAATGTCCCGTTCCCTTGGGAAAAGTGCAAAAGAAACTCTATAGCGACATTGTGCACAAGGTGAAAACAAAACAAATGCAGGCTCTACAAGCAATTCAAAAGTTAATTGCAATATGTGCACATCCAGCATTGGAGGATAATCAATTCGCTGGCTTGGATATACACGATATTCCAAAGCTTCATTATACAATTGAGATTATTCGAGAAATCCGTGAAAAAGGGGAAAAAGTTCTTATTTTCACGCATCTTCGCGAACTGCAGGTGCTGTTGCGAGATAAAATCCGTGATAATTTTGACGTTAACCCAAATATAATCAATGGGATGACAGAAAGACGTCAACGTGTCGTAGATGATTTTAACTCTCGATCGGGATTTAGCGTTATGATTCTTTCACCGCATGCTGCAGGAACGGGATTAACAATAACCTCTGCCAACCATGTTATTCACTACACCCGCTGGTGGAATCCAGCGGTTGAAAATCAGGCTACGGACCGTGTGTACAGGATAGGACAGGAAAGACCGGTGCAGGTATATTATCCGATTGTTAGCGATGAGGAGCGAGTTCTTCATTCAGGCACTGTTGAGCAAATCATGCATCGCATTATTTCAGACAAGCAAGAGCTTGCCACTTCCATTGTCGTTTCAAGTGATAAACTTGATATTCAAAATGATGTGATGGAGAATGTGTTTGGAGTTCATTAA